A region of Dioscorea cayenensis subsp. rotundata cultivar TDr96_F1 chromosome 5, TDr96_F1_v2_PseudoChromosome.rev07_lg8_w22 25.fasta, whole genome shotgun sequence DNA encodes the following proteins:
- the LOC120260023 gene encoding uncharacterized protein LOC120260023: MGILFINIQILYTPQPRHGPLNYGEWDVDNPIELSSSLGHRFILAAIDYFSRWAEAILLREVKTENILRFFKENILYRFGTLRRIISDNGTPFRSFKVGRCYGLAKAFNKTLSKLLKKAVSRSKRIGMKDSRRCYGHITLPIGL; the protein is encoded by the coding sequence ATggggattttattcatcaacatccaaatcctttacaccccacaGCCTCGTCATGGCCCTTTGAACTATGGGGAATGGGATGTAGACAATCCTATTGAACTATCATCGTCTTTGGGACATCGGTTCATATTGGCTGCAATAGATTACTTCTCCAGATGGGCAGAAGCAATCCTGCTAAGAGAAGTCAAGACTGAGAATATTCTCAGATTCTTCAAGGAAAACATTTTATACAGATTTGGGACTctaagaagaattatttcagatAATGGCACCCCTTTCAGAAGCTTCAAGGTCGGGAGATGCTATGGGTTGGCaaaagcattcaacaaaaccctctcaaagttgttgaagaaagcagtgtCAAGATCAAAAaggattggcatgaaagactcccggagatgctatgggcatatcaCACTACCTATAGGACTCTGA